GCCACCTCGTGGCCAAACACCCGTGGAAGTTCGACATCTGGGTCCTGGCCGGCATGTTGGGCGAGAGTCTGATCTATACCATTCCGCTGATTGTCCTGCGGCGCATTCCGCATGCGGCGGTCCTCGCGACCGGATCGGCTTCGTACGACACCTGGCTCAACGAAGTGATCAGGAGCTTCGGCGGCGGGGTCTACGAAGAACTGGTGTTCCGGTTCATCTGCATGAACGTGCTGCACATCTTTCTGGTCGATCTGTGTCGGCTGCCGCGAACCCCGGCCAGTGTGGCGATCATCTTTGCCTCGGCGGTCGTCTTCGCCGCCTCGCATCATTGGCCGTTGGGAAGCGAGCAGTTCAACCAGACCGAGTTCCTCTTCCGCACCTTCGCAGGGCTGTACCTGGCAGGTCTCTATTTCTTCCGCGGCTTCGGCGTCGCCGCCGGGTGTCATTCCTTCTACAACGTGCTGGTCT
This region of Phycisphaerae bacterium genomic DNA includes:
- a CDS encoding CPBP family glutamic-type intramembrane protease — translated: MARKQGVRSYDFSTYPSPDSVLGQQYYYVTLRFWPSLVFVTPFLVVYEIGRLVNQAGPTSPNEQLVAAWLIESLVRTIGVSGYFPAPTLLTVAVLLACHLVAKHPWKFDIWVLAGMLGESLIYTIPLIVLRRIPHAAVLATGSASYDTWLNEVIRSFGGGVYEELVFRFICMNVLHIFLVDLCRLPRTPASVAIIFASAVVFAASHHWPLGSEQFNQTEFLFRTFAGLYLAGLYFFRGFGVAAGCHSFYNVLVYTLVALRG